AAGCAATCAGTCCGATACGGAGCACCATCGAACGCACCTTTGGCAGTATTCGGCGGTGGTTTCATGGCGGACGATGTCGATACCGGGGACTTGCCAAGACCCATACTCAAAACATTCTTGAAAGCATCGCCTTTAATTTATACAGAACCCCGGGGATAATTATGTCCTCATCTGTAGGATAAGGCATAACCCCCCTTGAGGAGCTCGTACAAGCAGCTCCTCAAAGGGGGGATTTACAACTACTTTCACTCTTTACTGCCACCCCTTTCACTCGCTCCTTTTATGCGAAGAACTCCTCTTCCCTCCACCTCCTTATTTTTCAAAGGTCTCATTTTAGGCTTTTCCAAACATAAAAGAGACCTGTTTTCCGAAATGAGAAAATACGCATCCCATTTTGAAGGAACTGCCTATTTGAGCGAAAAGAACGAAAAATATGAGCATCGGGAAAAATATTCGATGGGAGCAGGATATTATTTGGGTAGAAGCAAATACAGCGGTTGGATAATCGAGAAAATACCTGTGTACAATCGGGAGCAGACAATTAAGGATTTAGCTTACACGGCAGGGGAAGAAGAAAACATACGGCTTGGCAATGCCATAGCGACACATCCCGACAAACAGTCTGAGCAAACAGATGGGAATTACACGCTTGTAGAGTATTCCGAAAAAGCCGTAGCCGTTTTCGGGGAAACACGGGCAATCAAAGAGGAGCTTAAAGCAATGGGTGGACGCTTCAACAGCCGATTAATACACAACGGCAAGAAGTCGGCAGGATGGATATTCCCGAAGTCGCAAGAAGAACGATTAGCCCATTATTTCGGATTGAATTAAATAACAAGGGGCAAGGTTTGCTCTGCCCCACCAAATGCAACAGATATGAAAACAGAAATAGAAAGTATCGTATGTAATTGGGCAGACGAGGTACCTCACATTCTTATAAGGGTTATCAATGCCGTAGCCCTATCTGCTAATGAGGAGGAATTGAGAACCTCTATAAGGCAGATAGCTGAAGAAACAAAACTTGACGAATTCTTCGCCTATGGTTACGGCGCACATCACTTTTGGCTTACACATCGCAGACCGTCCAATGGTGAGCCGATGCCAAACAGATTATTAAAGGTTGAATTTTAAGGATATGAAGAAGCAAATTTACAGAATACGGACACAATACATCTTTGAAGGTGTGTTTGAAGTGCTTGCCGAGAGCGGAGAGGAAGCACGGCAAAAAGTCCTGCAAGATTGCGGACTCGTAATGGGAGGAAACATCTACAGCACCTTGCCCGATGAAGAAGTAAATTGGGCATTCGACATCCATCCGGAAAAGCGGATAGGCAGGATAGAGAAAAAGACAGAATAAGGAACAGCGGGCAGTTTTTCTACCCGTTACTTTTTCCATGACTTGCCTGATGGACGGGGAGAAAAAGTAACAAAAAACCAAAAAGGAATGAAATTCATTCGATTTGTTCAATAATAACTCAATTAAGAGAATCGCTAAATTTGAGAAGGTTATCACAATTACAGCCCCATATTTACATAGAGCCAATAAGCATATTCCCGAAAAAAAGTTTTAACTTTGCATGAAACAAAAAATTATATACGCAATAATCCGAAAATCAAGAGGGCTGCAAACCGAATGGGCACTTTCTTTACATATAATCCCTTATGGCACGAGCAAATCGGTAAGATTTATGCTCTGTTGGAACGTGTAAAGATTTCGGAGGAGCAGTCGAAAGACGTATTGCACCTGAGAAGAACAAACCGCATTCTTACGGTCGGCTCTACAACGGCTATTGAGGGCAACAGGCTCACTGTCCAGCAGGTGTTTGATGTGATTAACGACAAGGTCGTGTTTGCTCCTCTGCACGATATTCAAGAGGTGAAAAACGCTTTTTCGGCATACGGGCAAATACCCGATTTATATCCATATAGCGTTGATGACCTTCTGAAAGCACACAGGGCTATCACCGAGAATCTCATTCAAGAGTCGGGGCAATTCCGTAGTGTTGGCGTTGCCGTTGTCGATAGCAAGGGAAAGGTGTTGCATTCGGGAGCAAATTTTGAAGAAGTGCCCGCACGGGTTGCCGAGCTATTGGAGTGGGGAAAAACAACCGATACGCACGCACTTATAAAGAGTTCGGCCATGCACTTTATGATAGAGCATATTCATCCGTTCCGCGACGGAAACGGCAGAATAGGACGGCTTTGGCAGACACTTATTCTCTCGAAATGGAACGAGCTTTTTGAGTGGCTTCCCGTAGAGACAATGATTTACTACAACCAGGAAAAGTATTACCAAGCCCTGCAACAATCGCAATCCAACAGCGGTACGCCCGACTGTCGCCCCTTTATCGACTTTATGCTTGATATTATCGGAAACGCGATGGTTCGATATGTTGAAAGCGAAGAGAAAGACAATGGTGGTTTAAGGGGTGGAATAAAAGGTGGATTAAATGAGGTTGAGCAAGCGATTGTCTCATTAATCAGAGAGAACCAATATATTAGAGTTTTTGAAATGGCTCAAAAACTCTCAAAGCCC
This genomic stretch from Porphyromonas gingivalis ATCC 33277 harbors:
- a CDS encoding Fic family protein, giving the protein MHETKNYIRNNPKIKRAANRMGTFFTYNPLWHEQIGKIYALLERVKISEEQSKDVLHLRRTNRILTVGSTTAIEGNRLTVQQVFDVINDKVVFAPLHDIQEVKNAFSAYGQIPDLYPYSVDDLLKAHRAITENLIQESGQFRSVGVAVVDSKGKVLHSGANFEEVPARVAELLEWGKTTDTHALIKSSAMHFMIEHIHPFRDGNGRIGRLWQTLILSKWNELFEWLPVETMIYYNQEKYYQALQQSQSNSGTPDCRPFIDFMLDIIGNAMVRYVESEEKDNGGLRGGIKGGLNEVEQAIVSLIRENQYIRVFEMAQKLSKPVRTIENHISRLKERGIVSRMGSKKTGYWKIN